The DNA window GAACTCCACTCGGAGAATTGGAGAAGGATGGAATTGATGAATGACGATGTTTGACTCCATAATTATTTTGCTGAAAAAAATTACAGGGCTTGACCGAGTCTTGCCGATGGAAATGGTGCGAGCTTGGACGCCGGGTTATACCGGCTTTTGACTTACACtgaccatgatgagagagTGTCTAGAGCCCGCCTCGTAGGGCAGTGCCTAACCATTATGGTGCGTTAATCATTTTGGTGGCTACGAATGAGGTTAAGGGCAATTTTCCTTGAGAATCTGGGGTTTGTGCACCGCGACGATCAAGgtgtaattaattaatccaAATTCCCCCGCGTTTTGTGTGTCGCCTCGTCTTGCTACATTCAGGCAGTCCAACGTATCGAGATACCATGGGAAGCATTCAAGGGGCTAGGAAGAAGTCTTGTTACCATACTTTGTAAGAAGGATGCGCCAGAGGCGCTTCAGTCACCGCCAGTACTGTGATTACGGACTCCTATGGCCTCTCATGGACATGTCATGATGGGCACAATTCATCGGTGGAAGGGAAGGCTTGTTTCATAAAGTCAAATATTGTCGGACAATAGGAGCATCACGACTCTATTCATTCATGCCTGAACATGGCATGTTAACTCTGCGTGTAAAACAGCTCATGAGGCGAGGATTATATCGCAAGTCAACCATGACCTTGTCTTGTATCATCCTCCGTATGCATCATCACTGTTCCCGTCCACCGAGCCGCAAATACATCCATCAAGCACCTGTACTCCCAGAATGACCAGGTAAAATGTCCTACAAGGTGGGACAAAGCATGTGCATTGATCGGAAGTTGGCCGACATCGACTTCAATTGAAGCTCGGTTTAGTGGAACATGACATGGCATGTGAACagaccaacaacaaagacCATGGCAGATGGACGGCATGTCTCAATGCTCATCACATATATCAAGATGATCTTCAGTGTTGTTTTATATAGTACTATAGTCAACAGAGCAATAACATGAATCGCAATACGCGAGTCGATCGCGTGTTACTCCATCACAAGGACAGCCGATGTAGACATTCAAATCAAAGCTAAGGGTGTCTTTCCAGCTTCATAGCGGTCTTCAAAATTCTATGTGATTTCCTCTAAGAGTGAACCATCATATGGCTGACAGTCAGATTGTATCCAGGCTACAGCCAATTGACAATTCAAGCGACAGCTGTCTCCAAACCCCAAAACCTGTAATCTTTCCAAACTCTTAAGCAAAACTTTTCTTTCGTCACATCGCATATCCCAGCCAGTCCTTCTCATCGTGGTCTAGGTCATCCGTCTACATCAAGCATGCCACTTGGCGACTGCTGCACAGATCTGAGGAAGCAACCTTGACACGGCTTGTCGGGCTAACCCACGTGAAACCTTCGACGAGCCACTCATACCACACCTTGGTGTCATCTGTCTGTCGCCACATGCTAACCTCGAGCTCCGTATCAGCTGGGAAGTAGAGAGGTTTCTACAATTCTGTTAGTACGCTTTGATACTTGCTGGGGAGGGAACTTACCTTCAGGGGGAAGTAGATGGGGAACCAAGAGATCATATctttgctcttctcatcGATACGCTCAGGATGTGTGCTGATTTCAACCTTCTCTCCCTTGTTTTCAGGAATTTGAGACTCATATAGAGTCGACTCAAAGTAGCCCGCCAACCCGTGAGTGACACCCCTTGTCCGGCAGACAAATGTGAGATGAGTATATCGCGAATTGTGGTCATTGGCACCTGCGGCACCAGCCATGCtaccgccgccgcctcccACAACGCCACCAGAGCGCTTAGCCTCTAGGGCAGCAAGTGAAGATTCGGGAATAGGGTGAGAGAATTCCCAGGCTTCCTGAAATCTGGGCTTGTTAGGCACCTTCTCGGCAACAAAGTCGAGAGCAAAAAGGCGAACAACCCAAGGTGTCTCGAAAGCTTTGGGGTCTCCGGACACTCGTGAGAGGATATCAGCGTGGATCTTGGGTGTTGAGATGGGGCTCAGATGAGCAGTGTAAGAGCTGGGAATGGAGATTCCATGTGGTGTGGACATGACATGCTGGATTCCGTCAAGACATTCGGGAGAGAGCTCGTTATCACCGAATGAACCAAGAAGCTCAGAGATGAGGATATCAACCTTGCCATATACAGgtccattctcatcctcagagaCGATGGGACCCTTCCATGCTCGCATATCGGtcttgacaaccttgaccttgccacCCCAGACGAGGTCATTCTGGCGCAAAAGGTAGACATAGGCGTTGGGGTTCTTCTCAACCGCCCACATATCGATAGGAACGCCAGCATCCTCAGACGCCTTGAGTGCTCGAGTAACGAGAGGGCCACGACCAgaaccagcaacagcaacgacGACCTTGCCGTCTTTGGAGGTGGGTTTCTTGAGTTCCTTCCATTCTGTGAGGGCCTCAAACACGGCAATCTCGTACTGGCTATACTTGACGGGGTCACCCTCGAAGACCTCATATGTTGCTGACTCGAGATTGTCTGACAGGGGCTGGAGAGGTGACTGAAGCCAGTCTTGGAAGCTGGTCAAGGTTGGGCTCTCGAGATAGCTAAAGGGTGGCTGCTGGTCCTCGAGCCATCGCAGGTACGAAATATAGTCGTttttcttggtcttggttaACTGTTCTTGAGCCTCAGCTTCGGCCAAGCTAGGGAAATCGTTTTGAGCGGTTGGCAGAGACTGGTGACCATCCTTGAGTTGTGAAACATCAGGGCCAACGTCGCAGAGCAGAATCCATGGGACATTCTTCAATCGCATGTAGGAGAATATGAGATCCTGGTGGTGCTTAGATAGCGATGGGAAACCAGCCTTGTTAGCCTGGAAAGCCGCAGGGCTGAATGTGAGGTAGTGCAGAGGCTCGGCAAACCATCGATCCTGAAGATCCTTCTCGGGCATAACACGGGGAATTTGCAGAGCTTTGTATCAAGTTAGCATTCATTAAGGATTCTAGGAGATTGAGGTGAGCGTACCAACAAAGAGTCTACTGTTGTAGTTACAGACACT is part of the Fusarium fujikuroi IMI 58289 draft genome, chromosome FFUJ_chr07 genome and encodes:
- a CDS encoding related to SHK1 KINASE-BINDING protein, whose product is MASDDAGFEMSDNFGLQRPNFHIGYHDSKRDEPLTDMQYGHLLNHGLAFATTPITNTHFRDRVFALVSEHLSALSENGEKPTTRATGSRAEPILPPLTPKDTALFPSAAVNTYTAVISPWLDLGSSNPIISSISRQVLNVEINYANFCGVRSIMIPAPRQDASIDGGNQSLAQYARAVEEALTVGNRLTFLIHMPMYREPGLDADTANISSLDVKTPTKTEGREIDLLAAWDSWHHVRSVCNYNSRLFVALQIPRVMPEKDLQDRWFAEPLHYLTFSPAAFQANKAGFPSLSKHHQDLIFSYMRLKNVPWILLCDVGPDVSQLKDGHQSLPTAQNDFPSLAEAEAQEQLTKTKKNDYISYLRWLEDQQPPFSYLESPTLTSFQDWLQSPLQPLSDNLESATYEVFEGDPVKYSQYEIAVFEALTEWKELKKPTSKDGKVVVAVAGSGRGPLVTRALKASEDAGVPIDMWAVEKNPNAYVYLLRQNDLVWGGKVKVVKTDMRAWKGPIVSEDENGPVYGKVDILISELLGSFGDNELSPECLDGIQHVMSTPHGISIPSSYTAHLSPISTPKIHADILSRVSGDPKAFETPWVVRLFALDFVAEKVPNKPRFQEAWEFSHPIPESSLAALEAKRSGGVVGGGGGSMAGAAGANDHNSRYTHLTFVCRTRGVTHGLAGYFESTLYESQIPENKGEKVEISTHPERIDEKSKDMISWFPIYFPLKKPLYFPADTELEVSMWRQTDDTKVWYEWLVEGFTWVSPTSRVKVASSDLCSSRQVACLM